One genomic window of Campylobacter curvus includes the following:
- the phsA gene encoding thiosulfate reductase PhsA → MDKSRRDFLKIGAGASALATCLTPGSLGAVGAGALKGSENFTPSFCEMCSSRCPIEGRVVDGKNIFIQGNHKVSGTATSVCARGGSGHNQLYDKERIVKPLIRAGERGEGKWREASWDEALDLVAKKMLEIKEKYGAQSFVFTAKSSQTHKLMVNFASSYGSPNCFSHFSCCPITYQMVCEHMYGKPKLKRDFANAKYVVNFGHNLFEGIVIADAKKLAKFADKKDTKLLVLDPRFSVVASKADEWLPVKPGTDIAFVMALINTWIKNGTYDKEFVDKFTIGFDKVVENTKDTTPQWQEAITGIPADTVERIAAEIWAAAPRVIIDFGHKTTTTKAEYMRTRAIMTANAMMGNWEVKGGLFGGKNAKTFNKLTGTSDFPELKNMDEPFKVPKVTRLDHAGDSGKHKFVSRKHGVLMDINEAILSEKPYPIKGWFNIRFNHLINVAGTDKSVEALKKLDFIVVSDIYLNDMATYADVVLPESTYLERDEGIEDKSGLKPAYMIRNKIVDPIGDTKDGAGIFRELARRMKIDELYTWNDMREWRMQQVKGNVELLSALEKDGYVTWKVPGILFREKALVDKFVEKFPNAAQFVGENGLMDGLAKLATKSGKIELFSEQVEVEFPGYGCLNTKDIDVFDGHELCLMSGKTPVHTNGHTQNVPFLHDLMSESPIWIHPNTAARKNLKDGDEVVLQNKYGKQKGKIMLTQGIREDTLFVYHGFGHVTPGMSRANGIGVNSSVLLSPEEGPVAATMVTNVGVDILKA, encoded by the coding sequence ATGGATAAATCTAGACGAGATTTCCTGAAAATCGGTGCGGGTGCTAGCGCTCTAGCGACCTGTCTTACGCCCGGAAGCCTCGGTGCAGTCGGTGCCGGTGCGCTAAAGGGCAGTGAAAATTTCACACCAAGCTTTTGCGAGATGTGCTCTTCGCGCTGTCCTATCGAGGGTCGCGTGGTCGATGGCAAAAACATCTTCATACAAGGCAACCACAAAGTAAGCGGGACAGCCACGTCTGTTTGCGCTCGAGGCGGCTCAGGGCACAACCAGCTTTATGACAAAGAGCGTATCGTAAAGCCTCTCATACGCGCAGGCGAGCGAGGCGAGGGCAAGTGGCGCGAGGCCAGCTGGGACGAGGCGCTTGATCTAGTCGCAAAAAAGATGCTCGAGATCAAGGAAAAATACGGAGCCCAGAGTTTTGTCTTCACTGCAAAATCGAGCCAAACTCATAAGCTAATGGTAAATTTCGCCAGTAGCTACGGCTCGCCAAACTGCTTTTCACACTTTTCTTGCTGTCCGATCACATATCAAATGGTGTGCGAGCATATGTATGGCAAGCCTAAGCTTAAGCGCGACTTTGCAAACGCAAAATATGTTGTGAATTTCGGGCACAATCTCTTTGAAGGCATCGTTATCGCTGATGCTAAAAAGCTGGCGAAATTTGCCGACAAAAAGGACACCAAGCTACTCGTGCTGGATCCTAGATTTAGCGTAGTGGCCTCAAAGGCGGACGAGTGGCTGCCTGTAAAGCCCGGCACCGATATCGCCTTTGTCATGGCGCTTATCAACACTTGGATAAAAAACGGCACATACGACAAGGAGTTTGTCGATAAATTTACGATCGGCTTTGATAAGGTCGTGGAAAACACCAAAGACACCACGCCGCAGTGGCAAGAGGCGATCACCGGCATACCAGCCGATACGGTGGAGCGCATAGCGGCTGAAATTTGGGCTGCAGCTCCGCGCGTCATCATTGACTTTGGACACAAGACGACCACGACAAAGGCCGAATATATGCGAACGCGCGCCATAATGACGGCAAATGCGATGATGGGCAACTGGGAGGTCAAAGGCGGCTTGTTTGGCGGTAAAAACGCAAAGACTTTCAACAAACTGACCGGAACGAGCGACTTTCCGGAGCTTAAAAATATGGACGAGCCGTTTAAAGTACCTAAAGTGACACGTCTCGATCACGCAGGAGATAGCGGGAAGCATAAATTCGTCAGCCGCAAACACGGCGTTTTGATGGATATAAACGAGGCGATACTGAGCGAAAAACCTTATCCTATAAAGGGCTGGTTCAACATCCGCTTCAATCACCTAATAAACGTCGCAGGCACCGATAAAAGCGTAGAGGCGCTCAAGAAGCTCGATTTCATCGTGGTTAGCGACATCTATCTAAACGATATGGCTACCTATGCCGACGTCGTTTTACCGGAGAGCACATATCTCGAGCGCGACGAAGGCATCGAGGACAAGTCGGGCCTCAAGCCAGCATACATGATACGAAATAAAATAGTCGATCCAATAGGCGACACCAAGGATGGCGCAGGCATATTTAGAGAGCTTGCGCGCAGGATGAAGATAGATGAGCTTTATACATGGAATGACATGCGCGAGTGGCGTATGCAGCAGGTAAAAGGCAATGTCGAACTCTTAAGTGCGCTAGAAAAAGACGGTTATGTCACGTGGAAGGTACCTGGAATTTTATTTAGAGAAAAGGCTCTTGTTGATAAATTCGTGGAGAAATTTCCAAACGCAGCGCAGTTTGTAGGTGAAAATGGCCTCATGGACGGGCTAGCAAAGCTCGCTACAAAAAGCGGCAAGATCGAGCTTTTTAGCGAGCAAGTCGAGGTGGAGTTCCCTGGATATGGCTGTCTAAATACAAAAGATATCGACGTCTTTGACGGGCATGAGCTTTGCCTGATGAGCGGTAAAACGCCGGTACATACAAACGGCCATACTCAAAACGTGCCGTTTTTACACGATCTAATGAGTGAGTCTCCTATCTGGATACATCCAAATACCGCTGCTCGTAAAAATTTAAAAGATGGCGATGAGGTCGTTTTGCAAAACAAATACGGCAAACAAAAAGGCAAGATCATGCTCACTCAGGGCATCAGAGAGGACACGCTGTTTGTTTATCACGGCTTTGGCCACGTGACACCGGGCATGAGCCGCGCAAACGGGATCGGCGTGAATTCCAGCGTTCTTTTGAGCCCCGAGGAGGGGCCGGTGGCCGCTACGATGGTGACAAATGTCGGCGTGGATATACTTAAGGCGTAA
- a CDS encoding anaerobic C4-dicarboxylate transporter: protein MDIMLILQIIVLFGGIYLGVRLGGMGIGYAGGLGVIILSLCFGMKPANLPWDVILIIASVISAITALQVAGGLDYLVQVAERILRKNPKQINYLAPTVTYLLTVFAGTGHTAFSMIPVIVEVAKSENIKPSAPLALSVVSSQVAITASPISAAFVAMSGLCEPLGVNYPMLLFICISTTFVGMLITAFIVNMFYDLDLSKDPIYQERLAKGLVKEIKGHEEKELLPYAKRSVAIFGIGVLAVVIYALAISKNVGLINPVILGRDGAIISFMLTIGAFIVMLCKVETGKLLSTSTFQSGMNACICVLGIAWLGSTFVGGHVDAIKAVASEFVKQYPFVLAVVLYFVSALLYSQAVTTKVMMPVVALALGMTSPENSGQVWILVASFAAVSGLFVLPTYPTTLGAIAMDDTGTTRVGKFVFNHSFFIPGTIMVAVSVALGFIVAPILL, encoded by the coding sequence ATGGATATAATGCTGATTTTACAGATTATAGTCTTGTTTGGAGGTATTTACCTAGGCGTCAGGCTAGGAGGTATGGGTATAGGTTACGCCGGTGGTCTTGGCGTTATTATTTTGTCCTTGTGCTTTGGTATGAAGCCGGCAAATTTGCCTTGGGACGTCATCTTGATCATCGCATCAGTCATCTCGGCTATCACGGCTTTGCAAGTTGCAGGCGGACTTGATTATTTGGTTCAGGTGGCAGAGAGAATTTTGCGTAAAAATCCAAAACAGATCAACTATCTAGCACCGACTGTTACTTATTTATTGACAGTATTTGCAGGTACCGGACACACTGCGTTTTCTATGATACCTGTCATCGTCGAGGTCGCAAAAAGCGAAAATATAAAACCTTCCGCTCCACTTGCGCTTTCAGTCGTTTCATCTCAGGTAGCGATCACTGCTAGCCCGATATCGGCGGCATTTGTCGCGATGAGCGGTCTATGTGAGCCACTTGGTGTGAATTATCCTATGTTGCTTTTCATCTGCATATCTACTACATTCGTTGGCATGCTCATAACTGCATTCATAGTAAATATGTTTTATGATTTGGACCTTTCAAAAGATCCTATTTATCAAGAAAGACTTGCAAAAGGTCTTGTCAAAGAGATCAAGGGGCATGAGGAAAAGGAGCTTTTACCTTATGCAAAACGCTCTGTCGCGATCTTTGGTATCGGCGTTTTAGCCGTCGTCATCTACGCTTTGGCTATCTCAAAGAATGTCGGACTTATCAACCCGGTCATCCTTGGTAGAGATGGTGCGATCATTAGCTTCATGCTTACTATTGGTGCATTCATCGTTATGCTTTGCAAAGTCGAGACAGGCAAGCTACTTTCAACTAGCACTTTCCAAAGCGGTATGAACGCGTGCATCTGCGTGCTTGGTATCGCATGGCTAGGCAGCACGTTTGTCGGCGGACACGTTGATGCGATCAAAGCCGTGGCATCTGAATTCGTAAAACAATATCCATTCGTTTTGGCTGTCGTTTTATACTTTGTCAGTGCGCTTCTTTATTCACAAGCCGTTACTACAAAAGTCATGATGCCTGTCGTCGCGCTAGCACTTGGTATGACAAGCCCTGAAAATTCAGGTCAAGTTTGGATACTAGTCGCTTCATTTGCAGCTGTTTCAGGACTATTCGTCCTTCCTACATATCCTACCACTCTTGGTGCGATAGCGATGGATGACACAGGAACGACAAGAGTCGGAAAATTCGTATTCAACCACTCTTTCTTTATACCGGGCACTATAATGGTCGCAGTTTCAGTTGCGTTAGGCTTTATAGTAGCACCTATACTTCTATAA
- a CDS encoding aspartate ammonia-lyase → MGTRKEHDFIGELEISNDVYYGVQTFRALENFHMSGRKLSDYPYFIKAFAQIKKAAALANKEVGVLEAAKADAIAKACDRLIAGEFRDQFVVDMIQGGAGTSTNMNANEVITNVALESMGHKKGEYQYLHPNDHTNLGQSTNDTYPSSIKVAAYAKLTDLLKAMELLKSELEVKAKEWKDVIKMGRTELEDAVPTTLGNTFNAFATYIKSDIEKITAARESMRYLNMGATAIGTGINCHPDYKFVVEKKLSEITGVKFEAADDFIAATQDTADFVHVSGALKTAAVRLSKIANDLRLMNSGPRCGLGEINLPQMQPGSSIMPGKVNPVIAEVVGEACYEVIGNDVTIMLCSERGEFELNAFEPGIAYGLFNSICILENAMKTLAEKAIKKLTANPEACLKSVLGSVGIVTAFNPHIGYEKSASIAKEALQTGKAVGDICLERGYLSKAQIDKILEPKNMLNPSMSKDDIGK, encoded by the coding sequence ATGGGTACTAGAAAAGAACACGACTTCATCGGCGAGCTTGAAATCTCTAATGATGTCTATTACGGTGTGCAAACATTCAGAGCACTTGAGAATTTCCATATGAGCGGACGAAAACTAAGCGACTATCCTTATTTTATAAAAGCTTTCGCTCAGATCAAAAAAGCTGCGGCTCTTGCAAACAAAGAAGTCGGCGTTTTAGAGGCTGCTAAAGCAGATGCGATAGCTAAAGCTTGCGATAGACTCATTGCGGGCGAATTTAGAGATCAATTTGTCGTAGATATGATCCAAGGTGGCGCGGGAACCAGCACGAATATGAACGCAAACGAGGTCATCACAAACGTCGCGCTTGAGAGCATGGGGCATAAAAAAGGCGAATATCAATACCTTCATCCAAACGACCACACAAATTTAGGTCAAAGCACGAATGACACTTATCCAAGCTCTATCAAAGTAGCAGCTTACGCTAAACTTACCGATTTGCTTAAAGCTATGGAGCTTTTAAAAAGCGAGCTTGAGGTAAAAGCAAAAGAGTGGAAAGATGTCATCAAAATGGGTAGGACAGAGCTGGAAGACGCCGTTCCTACGACACTTGGCAACACATTTAACGCTTTTGCCACTTACATCAAAAGCGACATCGAAAAGATCACTGCTGCACGCGAGTCAATGAGATATCTAAATATGGGCGCGACTGCGATAGGAACAGGTATCAACTGCCATCCTGACTATAAATTCGTAGTCGAGAAAAAGCTATCTGAGATAACCGGAGTGAAATTTGAAGCTGCGGATGATTTCATCGCAGCTACACAAGATACTGCGGACTTCGTCCATGTAAGCGGTGCACTAAAAACAGCCGCCGTTCGCCTTTCAAAGATAGCAAACGACCTTCGTTTGATGAACTCAGGCCCAAGATGCGGACTTGGCGAGATAAATTTACCTCAAATGCAACCTGGTAGCTCTATCATGCCTGGTAAAGTAAACCCTGTCATCGCAGAGGTCGTAGGCGAGGCTTGCTATGAGGTCATCGGCAACGACGTGACTATCATGCTTTGCAGCGAGCGCGGCGAATTTGAGCTAAACGCATTCGAACCTGGTATCGCTTATGGACTATTCAACTCTATTTGCATACTTGAAAACGCAATGAAAACGCTAGCTGAAAAAGCCATCAAGAAACTGACTGCAAATCCTGAGGCTTGCCTAAAATCAGTCCTTGGCTCAGTCGGTATCGTCACAGCATTCAACCCGCATATCGGATACGAGAAATCAGCAAGCATCGCTAAAGAGGCACTTCAAACAGGCAAAGCCGTAGGTGACATCTGCCTTGAGAGAGGCTATTTGTCAAAGGCTCAGATAGATAAAATTTTAGAGCCAAAAAATATGCTAAATCCTAGCATGAGTAAAGACGACATAGGTAAATAA
- a CDS encoding ABC-F family ATP-binding cassette domain-containing protein: MLEVRGLTQRFASSLLFEDVNLKLNRHNRYGLIGANGAGKSTFLKILSGEIEPTSGEIVIENGLRVGVLGQDQFAFENFSLKDAVLYGNKRLYDAVKEKEKLYESPEFTDAINDRLSELEMITAEEDPTYEYETRIEKILSSLGLNEFDKSMSELENSEKVKVLLAQVLFPKPDILFLDEPTNNLDIDAIAWLENELNHHEGTLVVISHDRHFLNRVCTHILDVDFKKIREFSGNYDDWYMAANLITKQHEMERDKKLKEKEELERFIARFSANASKAKQATSRAKQLEKLDIAEIAVSSRRDPSILFRTNREIGNELIEIKNLSKKFDDKVVFDGLNFKLEKGDKLAIIGHNGVGKSTLCKLITGELAPDGGSVHIGATIELGYFAQDTVNKITSDLKLYEYLQDAKNKDIDEIRKCLGRMLFSGAEQEKAVGALSGGEKHRVRLAQLMLHRPNLLVMDEPNNHLDLEAIIALGEAFYNFNGSVVCVSHDRELIDAFANRILHLKGDGEVVDFRGTYEEYRQNLGLED; this comes from the coding sequence ATGTTAGAAGTTAGAGGTTTGACACAGAGATTTGCCAGTAGCTTGCTGTTTGAAGATGTAAATTTAAAGCTAAATCGCCACAACAGATACGGACTGATCGGTGCGAACGGCGCCGGGAAATCGACATTTTTAAAAATTTTAAGTGGCGAGATAGAGCCTACTAGCGGCGAGATCGTGATAGAAAACGGTCTTCGTGTGGGTGTGCTTGGTCAAGATCAGTTCGCGTTTGAAAATTTCAGCCTAAAAGATGCCGTTCTATATGGCAACAAGCGCCTTTACGACGCAGTTAAAGAAAAAGAAAAGCTTTATGAGAGCCCTGAATTTACAGACGCCATAAACGACCGACTAAGCGAGCTTGAGATGATCACCGCAGAGGAGGATCCCACATACGAATACGAAACCAGGATCGAGAAAATTTTAAGCTCACTGGGACTAAATGAGTTTGATAAATCTATGAGCGAGCTTGAAAATTCCGAAAAGGTCAAGGTCCTTTTGGCGCAAGTGCTGTTTCCAAAGCCTGATATTTTGTTTTTGGACGAGCCGACGAACAACCTCGACATCGACGCCATCGCATGGCTGGAAAACGAGCTCAATCACCACGAGGGAACGCTTGTAGTTATCAGCCACGATAGGCACTTTTTAAATCGCGTCTGCACGCATATTTTGGATGTGGATTTTAAGAAAATCCGTGAATTTTCGGGTAATTACGACGACTGGTATATGGCGGCGAACCTCATCACCAAACAGCACGAGATGGAGCGCGACAAGAAACTGAAGGAAAAAGAGGAGCTAGAGCGGTTTATCGCGCGCTTTTCGGCAAATGCGAGCAAAGCCAAGCAAGCGACCAGTCGCGCCAAACAGCTTGAAAAGCTGGATATCGCCGAGATCGCAGTATCGAGCAGACGCGATCCTAGCATACTTTTTCGCACGAACCGCGAGATAGGAAACGAGCTCATCGAGATCAAAAATTTAAGCAAGAAATTTGACGATAAAGTCGTCTTTGATGGGCTAAATTTCAAGCTTGAAAAGGGTGATAAGCTCGCCATCATCGGCCATAACGGTGTTGGCAAAAGCACGCTTTGCAAGCTAATAACCGGTGAGCTGGCCCCAGATGGCGGCTCGGTGCATATCGGAGCGACTATCGAGCTGGGGTATTTCGCGCAAGATACCGTAAATAAAATCACCAGCGATCTAAAGCTTTATGAATACTTGCAAGATGCTAAAAACAAGGATATCGACGAGATCAGAAAGTGCCTAGGGCGCATGCTCTTTAGCGGTGCCGAACAGGAAAAGGCCGTGGGCGCTTTAAGTGGTGGCGAGAAGCATCGCGTCAGGCTCGCTCAGCTCATGCTGCATCGTCCAAATTTACTCGTGATGGATGAGCCAAACAACCACCTAGACCTTGAAGCGATCATCGCACTTGGCGAGGCGTTTTATAATTTTAACGGAAGCGTCGTATGCGTGAGCCACGATAGAGAGCTGATCGACGCTTTTGCAAATAGAATTTTGCACTTAAAAGGCGATGGCGAAGTGGTTGATTTTAGAGGCACATACGAAGAATACCGTCAGAATTTAGGACTTGAGGATTAA